In Patagioenas fasciata isolate bPatFas1 chromosome 2, bPatFas1.hap1, whole genome shotgun sequence, a single window of DNA contains:
- the WDR48 gene encoding WD repeat-containing protein 48, producing the protein MAAHHRQNTAGRRKVQVSYVIRDEVEKYNRNGVNALQLDPALNRLFTAGRDSIIRIWSVNQHKQDPYIASMEHHTDWVNDIVLCCNGKTLISASSDTTVKVWNAHKGFCMSTLRTHKDYVKALAYAKDKELVASAGLDRQIFLWDVNTLTALTASNNTVTTSSLSGNKDSIYSLAMNQMGTVIVSGSTEKVLRVWDPRTCAKLMKLKGHTDNVKALLLNRDGTQCLSGSSDGTIRLWSLGQQRCIATYRVHDEGVWALQVNEAFTHVYSGGRDRKIYCTDLRNPDIRVLICEEKAPVLKMELDRSADPPPALWVATTKSSVNKWTLKGIHNFRASGDYDNDCTNPIPPLCTQPDQVIKGGASIIQCHILNDKRHILTKDTNNNVAYWDVLKACKVEDLGKVDFEEEIKKRFKMVYVPNWFSVDLKTGMLTITLDESDCFAAWVSAKDAGFSSPDGSDPKLNLGGLLLQALLEYWPRTHINPMDEEENEINHVNGEQENRVQKGNGYFQVPPHTPVIFGEAGGRTLFRLLCRDSGGETESMLLNETVPQWVIDITVDKNMPKFNKIPFYLQPHSSSGAKTLKKDRLSASDMLQVRKVMEHVYEKIINLDNESQTTSSSNNEKAGEQEKEEDIAVLAEEKIELLCQDQVLDPNMDLRTVKHFIWKSGGDLTLHYRQKST; encoded by the exons ATGGCGGCGCATCACCGGCAGAACACGGCGGGGCGTCGGAAAGTGCAG GTGTCCTATGTGATTAGAGATGAAGTGGAGAAGTATAACCGAAATGGGGTAAATGCACTTCAGCTGGATCCAGCATTAAATAGACTCTTCACCGCAGGCCGAGACTCTATTATAAGGATATGGAGTGTCAATCAGCACAAG CAAGATCCTTACATAGCATCTATGGAACATCACACGGATTGGGTAAATGATATTGTGCTCTGCTGCAATGGTAAAACAT TGATATCTGCTTCTTCAGATACTACTGTTAAAGTGTGGAATGCACATAAGGGATTTTGCATGTCAACACTAAGGACGCATAAG GATTATGTGAAAGCCTTAGCATATGCAAAAGATAAAGAACTGGTAGCATCTGctgggctggacagacagatatTCCTCTGGGATGTAAATACTCTAACAGCACTGACTGCCTCAAATAACACCGTAACAA ctTCTTCCCTGAGTGGGAACAAAGACTCCATCTACAGCCTGGCGATGAATCAAATGGGAACAGTTATTGTATCAGGGTCCACTGAAAAG GTTCTAAGGGTGTGGGATCCAAGAACTTGTGCAAAACTGATGAAACTCAAAGGGCACACGGACAACGTAAAAGCTTTGCTGTTGAACAGGGATGGCACCCAG TGTCTTTCAGGCAGCTCTGATGGGACCATCCGCCTGTGGTCCCTTGGGCAGCAGAGATGCATAGCCACGTATCGAGTCCACGATGAAGGCGTTTGGGCTCTGCAGGTCAATGAAGCCTTCACTCATGTTTATTCGGGAGGAAGAGACAGGAAGATTTATTGTACAGATTTACGAAACCCTGATATCCGTGTGCTTATCTGTGAAGAAAAAGCACCAGTTCTTAAG ATGGAACTTGATAGATCAGCTGATCCTCCTCCAGCACTTTGGGTTGCAACAACTAAATCCTCTGTGAATAAATGG aCTTTGAAGGGAATTCATAATTTTAGAGCATCTGGAGATTATGATAATGATTGTACCAATCCCATACCACCCCTGTGTACACAGCCTGACCAAGTTATAAAAG GGGGTGCTAGTATTATTCAGTGCCACATTCTTAACGACAAGAGACACATATTAACCAAAGACACAAATAATAATGTGGCATACTGGGATGTCTTGAAG GCATGTAAAGTTGAAGACCTGGGGAAAGTCGATTTTGAAGAAGAAATTAAGAAGAGATTTAAAATGGTGTATGTGCCAAACTGGTTCTCAGTAGACTTGAAAACTGGG ATGTTGACAATTACTTTGGATGAAAGCGACTGCTTTGCAGCCTGGGTTTCAGCAAAGGATGCTGGATTTAGCAGCCCAGATGGTTCTGATCCAAAAT TAAACCTTGGAGGGCTTCTGCTGCAAGCGCTTCTGGAGTATTGGCCTAGAACACATATCAATCCAATGGATGAAGAAGAAAACGAAATAAATCATG TGAACGGCGAGCAGGAGAACAGAGTCCAGAAAGGAAATGGATACTTCCAAGTGCCACCACATACACCGGTTATTTTTGGTGAGGCCGGAGGACGCACTTTGTTCAG GTTATTATGTCGGGATTCAGGTGGTGAAACGGAATCTATGCTTCTAAATGAAACTGTGCCACAATGGGTGATTGACATCACTGTGGAT AAAAATATGCCCAAATTCAATAAGATTCCCTTCTACCTCCAACCTCATTCATCATCAGGGGCAAAAACTCTAAAGAA AGACCGACTGTCAGCAAGTGATATGCTGCAGGTGAGAAAAGTGATGGAACACGTGTATGAGAAAATCATCAACTTGGATAACGAGTCCCAGACAACCAGCTCTTCCAATAATGAAAAAGCAGGAGAACAAGAAAAAGAGGAGGACATCGCTGTGCTAGCGGAGGAGAAGATTGAACTGCTGTGCCAGGACCAG GTTTTGGATCCGAATATGGACCTTCGAACTGTAAAGCACTTCATTTGGAAGAGCGGGGGCGACCTGACGCTTCATTATCGCCAGAAATCGACGTGA
- the GORASP1 gene encoding Golgi reassembly-stacking protein 1: MGLGSSSEVPNGGAEGFHVHGVQENSPAQQGGLEPYFDFIIAIGHTRLNKENNMLKDLLKANAEKAVKLEVYNIKTMKVREVEVIPSNMWGGQGLLGASVRFCSFQGANEHVWHVLDVEPASPAALAGLQPYTDYIVGSDQILQESEDFFSLIESHEGKPLKLMVYNTEADSIREVVVTPNGAWGGEGSLGCGIGYGYLHRIPTQSIVSNKKPESKPPSPLPEAGTPVPSTNGYTETPLLAPTSEGENSEIVTNLDDSPDQEMSSYSPESTLSPPPPLQRVMDPGFLDMSGLSFPELTDVSRVSSMASPASFNVPAAGASVGTEELTMSNNDTSGYFENATALDPEDVTMSSEGSAKQHELDDPLPSIPSLPSFALPDEISSNTTVGTDPDNEGAKLLLDSAESSLTTTPVKPDDEAASEQREEEAAQDHE, translated from the exons ATGGGGCTGGGTTCGAGCTCCGAGGTCCCGAACGGCGGCGCCGAGGGCTTCCACGTACACGGG GTTCAAGAAAACTCCCCAGCTCAACAAGGAGGACTGGAACCTTACTTTGATTTCATCATTGCGATAGGACACACTAGGCTT aataaagaaaacaatatgTTGAAAGATCTGCTGAAGGCGAATGCTGAAAAAGCAGTGAAGCTGGAGGTGTATAATATCAAAACAATGAAAGTAAGAGAGGTGGAAGTGATCCCCAGTAACATGTGGGGAGGACAAGGTCTTCTAGGAGCCAGCGTGAGGTTCTGCAGTTTCCAGGGAGCCAATGAACACGTGTGGCACGTTTTG GATGTTGAACCTGCATCTCCTGCAGCTCTCGCTGGTCTCCAGCCGTACACCGACTACATCGTTGGATCCGATCAGATTCTTCAGGAG tCAGAGGATTTCTTTTCCCTGATTGAATCCCATGAGGGGAAGCCGCTGAAGCTGATGGTTTATAACACTGAAGCAGATTCCATTCGAGAGGTAGTTGTGACTCCCAATGGAGCTTGGGGTGGAGAAGGAAG TTTAGGATGTGGTATTGGATATGGCTATTTGCACCGAATTCCAACACAGTCTATAGTGTCAAATAAAAAGCCAGAGAGCAAACCACCTTCACCCTTGCCAGAAGCTGGAACTCCTGTACCATCTACTAATGGTTACACAGAG ACTCCGTTATTGGCACCAACTTCTGAGGGTGAGAACTCTGAAATAGTCACAAACTTGGATGATTCCCCAGATCAAGAAATGAGTAGTTACTCACCAGAAAGCAcactctctcctcctccccctctccagAGAGTTATGGATCCAG GATTTCTAGATATGTCTGGTCTTTCTTTCCCTGAACTCACTGATGTATCAAGAGTGTCCAGCATGGCTTCACCTGCCTCCTTCAACGTACCAGCAGCAGGTGCTTCAGTGGGCACTGAAGAGTTAACGATGTCAAACAATGACACTTCTGGTTATTTTG AAAATGCCACAGCTTTGGACCCTGAAGATGTAACCATGTCTTCTGAAGGCTCCGCCAAGCAGCACGAGTTGGACGACCCACTGCCTTCAATTCCATCTTTACCTTCTTTTGCTCTTCCTGATGAAATTTCTTCAAACACAACAGTAGGAACTGATCCCGATAACGAAGGAGCAAAGCTGCTCTTAGACAGTGCTGAGAGCTCGTTAACCACGACTCCGGTGAAACCAGACGATGAAGCAGCAAGTGAACAGAGAGAGGAAGAAGCTGCACAAGATCATGAGTGA